A stretch of Christensenellaceae bacterium DNA encodes these proteins:
- a CDS encoding flavodoxin — translation MNKKVLVLTGSPRKGGNSDLLADALIKGAQASGHTAVKFEAGAMQINGCSACDRCWEDGYACIDDDDFRKLEPLLESCDVMVFCAPVYWMGFPAQMKAAIDKLYAYGGRGGLRPLAIKESALLLCGGDPAATEYDYVTEGYQMIISFLGWKDRGVVWQGDANETGSIAPSALQKAETLGKNL, via the coding sequence ATGAATAAAAAGGTTTTGGTATTGACGGGAAGCCCCCGCAAAGGCGGTAACAGCGATTTGCTGGCGGATGCGCTCATCAAGGGAGCGCAGGCAAGCGGCCATACGGCTGTAAAATTTGAAGCGGGCGCTATGCAAATCAATGGATGCAGCGCATGCGACAGGTGCTGGGAAGACGGCTACGCCTGTATAGATGACGATGATTTTCGTAAGCTGGAACCGCTCCTGGAAAGCTGTGACGTTATGGTCTTCTGCGCACCGGTGTATTGGATGGGCTTCCCCGCGCAAATGAAAGCGGCAATTGATAAATTATATGCTTATGGCGGCAGGGGCGGACTGCGGCCGTTGGCTATCAAGGAAAGCGCCCTGCTTCTTTGCGGCGGCGATCCCGCTGCCACAGAATACGATTATGTCACCGAGGGTTATCAAATGATTATTTCTTTCCTTGGTTGGAAAGATCGGGGCGTCGTTTGGCAGGGCGATGCAAATGAAACAGGCAGCATTGCTCCGTCCGCGCTGCAAAAGGCGGAAACCTTAGGCAAAAACCTATAG
- a CDS encoding isomerase: MKVGMNLLLWTDMPTRKHIPLIRKIKEWGFDGIELSLDDMEMQDVKEIAEELKKSDMGAAGIVALPADVADPINPEKRLRDAAVEYMKRCIDKAAVLGADVIAGPMYQGLGRFTGKGPTQQEKEWCAETFTKLAPYAKENNVVLAGEPINRFETYFVNTVDQAIEIVDMVNHENFGIHGDTHHGNIEELDIRGAWKKAGKRIKHIHISENTRGIPGTGPAVYPELFQTIREIGYDGWLNIEAFNQSVPGLIARLHLWRPFAESDDMIAIEGCKYIRKYM; this comes from the coding sequence ATGAAAGTAGGAATGAATTTATTGCTATGGACAGATATGCCTACTCGAAAGCATATTCCGCTAATCCGCAAAATCAAGGAATGGGGTTTTGACGGAATTGAATTATCGCTGGACGATATGGAAATGCAGGATGTGAAAGAAATCGCGGAGGAACTGAAAAAATCCGACATGGGCGCGGCCGGAATCGTTGCGTTACCCGCCGATGTAGCCGATCCGATTAACCCGGAGAAAAGGCTGCGGGATGCGGCGGTTGAATATATGAAACGGTGTATTGATAAAGCCGCTGTATTGGGAGCGGATGTCATAGCGGGGCCGATGTATCAGGGGCTAGGGAGGTTTACCGGAAAAGGACCGACACAGCAGGAAAAAGAATGGTGTGCGGAAACATTTACAAAACTCGCGCCCTATGCAAAAGAAAACAATGTGGTATTGGCTGGCGAACCGATCAACCGCTTTGAAACCTATTTTGTAAATACGGTCGATCAGGCGATCGAGATCGTAGATATGGTAAACCACGAAAACTTTGGAATACACGGGGATACGCACCACGGGAATATTGAGGAACTGGATATTCGGGGAGCGTGGAAAAAGGCTGGGAAGCGGATAAAGCATATCCATATTTCAGAAAATACCCGTGGAATACCGGGAACAGGCCCGGCGGTATATCCTGAACTCTTCCAGACTATTCGTGAAATCGGCTATGACGGCTGGCTTAATATTGAAGCGTTCAACCAGAGCGTTCCGGGGCTTATTGCACGGCTTCACCTATGGAGGCCGTTTGCCGAAAGCGACGATATGATAGCGATAGAAGGCTGCAAATATATCAGGAAGTATATGTAA
- a CDS encoding choloylglycine hydrolase, with translation MCTAVTYYKKDHYFGRNLDLEFSYHETVTVTPRSYPFHFRNGRSLNYHDAMIGMAYVVDGFPLYYDATNEKGLSMAGLNFPDNADYKEAKEKCDNIAPFEFIPWILGQCANVDEARMLLQNINLVNLNFSEELLLSPLHWMIADQNSSIVVESTKDGLKIFENPVGVTTNNPTFDYQMFNLNNYMHLSKEPPANTFSAALKLKQYSRGMGAIGLPGDLSSASRFVKAAFTKMNSVSSDSESESISQFFHILGSVEQQRGCVHLGEDKYEITIYSSCCNMDKGIYYYTTYENHQITAIDMHQEDLNGTAVISYPLVKEQQIYYQNR, from the coding sequence ATGTGCACGGCGGTCACTTATTACAAAAAGGATCATTATTTTGGAAGAAATCTGGATTTGGAGTTCTCTTATCATGAGACAGTAACTGTTACCCCAAGATCTTATCCGTTTCATTTCCGGAATGGGAGATCGCTCAACTATCATGACGCAATGATAGGAATGGCCTATGTAGTGGATGGATTTCCACTCTATTACGATGCAACAAATGAAAAGGGCCTTAGTATGGCGGGGCTGAATTTTCCAGATAATGCAGACTATAAAGAAGCTAAGGAAAAATGCGATAATATTGCTCCTTTTGAATTTATTCCCTGGATTCTTGGTCAATGTGCGAATGTGGATGAAGCAAGGATGCTTTTACAAAATATTAATCTGGTAAATTTGAACTTCAGTGAAGAGCTGCTGCTTTCTCCCTTACATTGGATGATTGCCGACCAGAATAGTTCGATTGTGGTAGAATCAACCAAAGATGGGTTAAAAATTTTTGAAAACCCTGTGGGCGTTACGACCAATAATCCGACATTTGATTATCAGATGTTTAATCTCAACAATTATATGCATTTATCGAAAGAGCCTCCGGCGAATACATTTTCTGCCGCATTGAAACTGAAACAGTATAGCCGTGGGATGGGGGCGATAGGCCTCCCAGGAGATTTATCATCCGCATCGAGATTCGTGAAAGCGGCGTTTACAAAAATGAACTCGGTTTCCAGTGATTCCGAATCGGAAAGTATCAGCCAATTTTTCCATATCCTTGGTTCGGTAGAACAACAACGAGGTTGCGTGCATCTGGGTGAAGATAAATATGAAATCACCATTTATTCTTCCTGCTGCAATATGGACAAGGGAATTTATTACTATACGACTTATGAGAATCATCAAATTACAGCAATCGATATGCATCAGGAAGATTTGAACGGCACTGCTGTGATAAGCTATCCACTGGTGAAAGAACAGCAGATTTATTACCAAAATAGATGA
- a CDS encoding AP endonuclease, producing the protein MKLGIFSLPYNDMSLTEFLDFAKGLGYEAVELTANRDSKHIDIDEVVKNGGTELLKELKARDLTLSALTNHFEGMLVLGPHDSSTDAWAPGPDAETKIKYGTERMIKTAQAAAELGIDTVCGFVGSSVWDCWYSFPPKRPANYEEGWELFAERWNPIFDKFREYGVKFALEVMATQIAYNIETCQKAIDVLDGRKEFGFNFEPAHLAWQLIDPVVFIRRFKDRIYHVHAKDAEIQKDAVGTSGIIPNGEWVRADRGFRFRTPGWGDSNWRRIVSALVEAGYNKVMSYEHEDPVMSREDGAEQCIRFLEPMMIKQPLVGNSIFSFE; encoded by the coding sequence ATGAAACTGGGTATTTTTTCATTGCCATACAATGATATGTCTCTGACGGAGTTTCTGGATTTCGCAAAAGGTTTGGGATACGAAGCGGTGGAACTCACCGCAAACAGGGACAGCAAACATATCGACATCGACGAAGTTGTAAAAAACGGAGGAACGGAGCTGTTAAAGGAGCTGAAAGCAAGGGACCTTACGCTTTCCGCTCTCACAAATCATTTTGAGGGGATGCTGGTACTGGGTCCCCATGATTCCAGTACGGACGCGTGGGCTCCAGGCCCGGATGCGGAAACGAAGATTAAATACGGAACGGAACGTATGATCAAAACGGCGCAGGCAGCCGCGGAGCTGGGAATCGATACGGTATGCGGATTTGTCGGTTCTTCCGTCTGGGATTGCTGGTATTCGTTCCCGCCTAAACGTCCCGCAAATTACGAGGAGGGCTGGGAATTGTTCGCGGAGCGCTGGAATCCGATATTTGATAAGTTCAGGGAATATGGCGTGAAATTTGCGCTGGAGGTCATGGCGACACAAATTGCTTATAACATTGAAACATGCCAGAAAGCGATTGACGTTCTGGATGGCAGAAAAGAATTCGGCTTTAATTTTGAACCCGCCCATCTCGCATGGCAATTGATCGATCCGGTGGTCTTCATCCGCCGTTTCAAGGATAGGATTTACCATGTGCACGCAAAGGACGCGGAAATCCAGAAAGACGCCGTCGGCACGTCTGGCATCATCCCTAATGGCGAATGGGTCCGTGCGGATAGGGGATTCCGGTTCCGCACGCCGGGCTGGGGAGACAGCAATTGGCGGCGGATCGTCAGCGCGCTTGTGGAAGCGGGATATAACAAAGTAATGTCTTACGAGCATGAAGATCCGGTAATGTCACGCGAGGATGGAGCGGAGCAGTGCATCCGGTTTTTAGAACCGATGATGATCAAGCAACCGCTTGTGGGAAACAGTATTTTTTCGTTTGAATAA
- a CDS encoding galactitol-1-phosphate 5-dehydrogenase, whose translation MKAQVFYEAGKMRMEEIDIPQISDREVLIKVKACGICGSDISYYYGHSPLDTPNGKGPLVLGHEFSGDVVEMGSEVKRLGLLGVGDRVTCNPVQPCNSCVYCKKGMFNLCKQSRVPGVSVNGALAEYVKVDYTNVFKLGNAVSYEYGAMTEPLACATHGITTLDIELGDTVVVIGPGAIGLMMVQLAKARGAGRVVLVGIFDYPLQAGLACGADVVLNSGDKQSQYYCEDVPAKIAELTNGLMAQKVIVPTNAMPALQSALDVSSGGSTIVYFGLPGERDVLEIPVLEAIQSSRTIKFSWLTGQIWPNVINALDANMIDLGPLITHRFSLADAGKGIEFMKESQEDKIKGVICIG comes from the coding sequence ATGAAAGCCCAAGTTTTCTACGAAGCAGGGAAAATGAGGATGGAAGAAATAGATATTCCGCAAATCAGTGACAGGGAAGTTCTGATCAAGGTAAAAGCCTGCGGAATTTGCGGATCGGATATTTCCTATTATTATGGGCATAGCCCGCTCGATACTCCAAACGGAAAAGGTCCGCTGGTATTGGGACATGAATTCAGCGGGGATGTCGTGGAAATGGGAAGCGAGGTAAAGCGTCTAGGACTTCTTGGCGTAGGAGACAGGGTTACATGCAATCCTGTGCAGCCGTGCAATTCGTGCGTCTACTGTAAAAAGGGTATGTTTAATCTGTGCAAACAGTCCAGGGTGCCGGGAGTCAGTGTGAACGGGGCCTTGGCTGAATATGTCAAAGTGGATTACACCAATGTCTTCAAACTTGGCAACGCGGTATCGTATGAGTATGGCGCGATGACAGAGCCGCTTGCATGCGCGACGCACGGTATTACCACCTTGGATATTGAGCTGGGGGATACGGTGGTCGTCATCGGGCCGGGCGCCATTGGCCTGATGATGGTGCAGCTTGCAAAGGCGCGCGGAGCGGGCAGAGTCGTTCTGGTCGGAATATTCGATTATCCATTGCAGGCCGGGCTTGCGTGCGGAGCGGACGTCGTGCTTAACAGCGGTGATAAACAATCGCAGTATTACTGCGAAGATGTACCCGCGAAGATCGCGGAGCTGACGAACGGCCTGATGGCGCAGAAAGTCATTGTTCCCACAAATGCGATGCCGGCTTTGCAGTCGGCGCTGGATGTTTCGTCGGGCGGTTCAACGATCGTATATTTCGGACTGCCCGGGGAAAGGGATGTTCTGGAAATACCGGTGCTGGAAGCAATACAAAGCAGCAGGACAATCAAATTTTCCTGGCTGACAGGCCAGATCTGGCCGAACGTGATCAACGCGCTGGATGCAAATATGATCGATTTAGGCCCGCTCATTACACACCGATTTTCCCTGGCTGACGCGGGGAAAGGCATTGAGTTTATGAAAGAGTCGCAGGAAGACAAAATAAAAGGGGTGATTTGCATCGGATAA
- a CDS encoding oxidoreductase: protein MKAVKITGKAQVEVQEVPIPEPGEGEVLIRLKASALCRSDLHRYHGVAVFEKEEEGSNITPGHEPCGVVEKLGPHCRLVEPGDRVAIYLAMGCGTCEHCLAGDVMLCKEFQCLGFDRNGAHADYVVIPEENCLPLPDQMDFITGALSTDVGGTLYTACKRLCVDGSKTVAVFGIGPMGCGGILMAKGFGATVIAVDTDEKRLALALELGADYIVNPKQQDSVTYIKQLTGGKGADVAIDCSGNSIGENNAIDCIKSRGYVGLIGENKECTINPADQFIRRLIHMTGCWYFNRADWEELSEFIIRKNIALKKICSNVFPIGEAAQAFELFDSHEAQKVVFVWD, encoded by the coding sequence ATGAAAGCAGTAAAAATAACAGGAAAAGCACAGGTTGAAGTACAGGAGGTTCCCATCCCCGAACCGGGAGAGGGAGAGGTGTTGATCCGCCTGAAAGCTTCGGCTTTATGCAGGAGCGATTTGCACCGATACCATGGAGTTGCCGTATTTGAAAAAGAAGAGGAAGGCAGCAATATTACGCCCGGGCACGAACCGTGCGGTGTGGTGGAGAAACTGGGGCCGCACTGCAGGCTGGTAGAGCCGGGAGACAGGGTGGCGATTTACCTGGCGATGGGCTGCGGAACGTGCGAACACTGCTTGGCGGGGGACGTCATGCTGTGCAAAGAGTTCCAGTGCCTGGGCTTTGATCGAAACGGCGCGCACGCAGATTATGTTGTAATTCCGGAAGAAAACTGTCTTCCGCTGCCGGACCAAATGGACTTTATCACGGGCGCGCTTTCCACAGATGTTGGAGGAACGCTTTACACCGCGTGTAAACGTCTTTGTGTGGACGGGTCCAAGACGGTAGCGGTTTTCGGAATTGGACCGATGGGCTGCGGCGGGATATTAATGGCAAAGGGTTTCGGAGCAACTGTGATCGCCGTCGATACGGACGAAAAACGTCTCGCTCTCGCGCTGGAACTGGGTGCGGATTATATTGTGAATCCGAAACAACAAGACTCGGTGACATATATTAAGCAGCTCACCGGCGGCAAGGGCGCGGACGTTGCAATCGATTGTTCGGGGAACAGTATCGGAGAAAACAATGCCATTGACTGTATCAAAAGCAGAGGGTATGTGGGCCTGATCGGCGAGAATAAGGAATGTACAATCAATCCGGCGGATCAGTTCATCCGCAGACTCATCCATATGACGGGATGCTGGTATTTTAACCGGGCGGACTGGGAAGAGCTGAGCGAGTTTATCATTCGCAAAAATATCGCTTTGAAAAAGATCTGCAGCAACGTTTTCCCGATCGGGGAGGCTGCACAGGCATTTGAACTGTTCGACTCCCATGAGGCGCAAAAAGTTGTATTTGTCTGGGATTGA
- the ccpA gene encoding LacI family transcriptional regulator translates to MAGVTQPTVSHVLNRTAPISDEVACRVRQAVKELGYRPNANARSLKTKKTNMVGLLIPNISNGYYADIVQTVEEELREEGLLLFLCNTFHESVLEKKYTDTLIEQNVRGIIIGYGLADESCYASVIDNEIPTVTLDSKIVSSKKEIPSVEINNETGARAAADHLFHIGAKNMCFISEPLFNRALKKRYIGFKERLDELGVPFNQELCFLETMEYDKIEMGYNLGAHVLMNKQIDAIFASTDQLAYGVIRRLKEGHVRIPEDIAVIGYDDNSLSKLISPELTTIAQPKSEMAARGTQMLIKMIDAENMEQENLHIVLEPNLIIRESTMRLA, encoded by the coding sequence ATGGCGGGTGTGACGCAGCCAACGGTATCGCATGTGCTCAACCGGACGGCGCCCATCTCGGACGAGGTCGCCTGTCGCGTAAGGCAAGCGGTAAAAGAATTGGGTTACAGGCCCAACGCCAACGCCCGCAGTCTGAAAACCAAAAAAACGAATATGGTAGGCTTGCTGATTCCCAATATTAGTAACGGATATTACGCCGATATTGTACAAACGGTTGAGGAGGAACTGCGCGAGGAGGGACTTTTGTTGTTCCTGTGCAATACGTTTCATGAAAGCGTACTGGAAAAGAAGTATACGGATACTTTGATTGAACAAAACGTGAGGGGAATTATCATTGGATATGGCCTCGCGGATGAAAGCTGTTATGCGTCCGTGATTGACAACGAGATCCCAACCGTTACGCTGGACAGTAAAATTGTCTCCAGCAAAAAAGAGATCCCCAGCGTTGAAATCAATAACGAGACAGGCGCGCGGGCGGCGGCGGATCATCTGTTTCATATAGGCGCGAAAAATATGTGCTTTATCAGCGAGCCGCTTTTTAACAGGGCGTTGAAAAAGCGGTACATTGGATTCAAGGAAAGACTCGACGAGTTGGGAGTTCCGTTTAACCAGGAGCTTTGTTTTTTGGAAACGATGGAATACGACAAAATAGAAATGGGATATAACCTGGGTGCACATGTGCTGATGAATAAGCAAATAGACGCTATTTTCGCCAGTACGGACCAGCTGGCCTACGGAGTAATCCGCAGGCTGAAAGAGGGCCATGTCAGGATTCCGGAGGACATCGCGGTTATAGGCTATGATGACAACTCGCTGAGCAAACTGATATCACCGGAATTGACGACAATAGCACAGCCGAAGTCAGAGATGGCAGCACGCGGCACACAGATGCTGATCAAGATGATCGATGCGGAGAATATGGAACAGGAGAACCTGCATATTGTCCTGGAACCAAACCTGATCATACGTGAATCGACCATGAGATTAGCCTAA
- a CDS encoding LacI family transcriptional regulator: MKNERKVTMDDIAQKAGVTQATVSHVINGTAKISETVTKRVLRAAKELEYVPKKWSRVSRDRVKKTIGLLIPDVENGFYAEIAKGVETAMRRRGFMTFQCNTFYKSSYEKNYIKTLLQYNVSGVIVGYPMASRESYNILLENHLPTIIVDDRPKGMEELFSSVEINNLLGGQLAAEHLEKLGGKQICIASEPVISSALEHRINGFCHMMADMGKPIKNEYIYIEDSQYGKMEMGYNIGAKILVDGSIDAIFATSDHVAFGIMKRLKEHNVRFPEDVMIMGYDDVNFAHLMEPSLTTISQPIDKLAEKGAELLYENINNYAAEIEHITMDPCLVIRNSTMRIE, translated from the coding sequence ATGAAGAATGAGCGCAAGGTAACAATGGATGACATTGCACAAAAAGCAGGGGTCACCCAGGCAACGGTATCGCATGTTATAAACGGTACGGCAAAGATTTCGGAGACTGTGACAAAACGGGTGTTGCGGGCGGCGAAAGAGCTGGAATATGTACCGAAGAAATGGTCGAGAGTGTCGAGAGACCGCGTGAAAAAGACGATAGGACTGCTGATTCCGGATGTTGAAAACGGATTCTACGCGGAAATCGCAAAAGGGGTTGAAACGGCCATGCGCCGGCGGGGTTTCATGACGTTTCAGTGCAATACTTTTTATAAATCAAGTTACGAAAAAAACTATATTAAAACACTGCTGCAATATAACGTTTCGGGGGTGATCGTCGGTTATCCTATGGCCAGCAGGGAAAGCTACAATATATTGCTGGAAAATCACCTGCCCACTATTATTGTCGACGACCGGCCCAAAGGGATGGAGGAGCTGTTTTCATCAGTGGAAATCAATAACCTGCTGGGGGGGCAGCTCGCCGCGGAGCATTTGGAGAAGCTGGGCGGAAAACAGATCTGTATCGCAAGCGAACCGGTGATCAGTTCCGCTTTGGAGCATCGTATTAACGGGTTTTGCCACATGATGGCCGATATGGGAAAACCCATTAAAAACGAGTATATCTATATTGAAGACAGTCAGTACGGGAAGATGGAAATGGGGTATAATATCGGCGCCAAGATTTTAGTGGATGGCAGTATCGACGCAATATTTGCAACATCCGATCATGTGGCCTTTGGTATTATGAAAAGGCTCAAGGAACATAACGTCAGGTTTCCGGAAGACGTTATGATCATGGGCTATGACGATGTGAATTTTGCACACCTGATGGAACCGTCGCTGACGACAATTTCCCAGCCGATCGATAAGCTGGCGGAAAAGGGCGCGGAGTTACTGTATGAGAATATTAATAACTATGCGGCGGAAATTGAACATATTACCATGGATCCTTGCCTGGTAATCAGGAATTCTACCATGAGGATCGAATAA
- a CDS encoding glutamine synthetase, whose amino-acid sequence MPRYTKEELHEIIDREDIKFLRLQFTDVFGILKNITVMASKLDKIIEEGCMFDGSSIDGFARIEESDMMLIPDLDTFEIFPWSNPKGRTARFICDVYMPDGKPYAGCPRHILRRQLARAKEMGYTMDVGPECEFFLFHKDVNGKATIETNDDGGYFDLAPLDTGGGARRDISLALEEMGYEIEAAHHECAAGQHEIDFKYGDALKMADDVMTFKIVVKRIAQTHNLHATFMPKPIYGIAGSGMHINMSLCTKDGNAFCDKSDELGLSKEAYGFMAGILKHARGLSLLTNPTINSYKRLVPGFEAPCYIAWSAKNRSPLVRVPFARGSATRIEMRNPDPTANPYLAFAGALAAGLEGIKDGLTPPPPVNKNIYTLTDEEKKKHMIRRVPQNMFDAIDDFKEDPLMREALGDVAYEKYLKGKKHEWAEYSTRVHEWEREHYLTKY is encoded by the coding sequence ATGCCAAGATATACGAAAGAAGAATTGCATGAAATTATAGACAGAGAGGATATTAAGTTTCTGCGCCTGCAGTTCACGGATGTGTTCGGGATACTGAAAAATATCACGGTCATGGCCAGTAAGCTGGATAAAATCATAGAAGAGGGATGCATGTTCGACGGCTCGTCCATCGACGGATTTGCGCGTATTGAAGAATCCGATATGATGTTGATCCCTGATCTTGATACATTTGAGATATTTCCGTGGTCCAACCCCAAGGGCCGCACGGCGCGGTTTATTTGCGACGTGTATATGCCGGACGGCAAGCCCTATGCCGGATGTCCGCGCCATATCTTAAGGAGGCAGCTCGCGCGGGCCAAGGAAATGGGCTACACGATGGATGTGGGACCAGAATGCGAATTTTTCCTGTTTCATAAAGACGTCAATGGAAAAGCGACTATCGAAACGAACGACGACGGCGGGTATTTCGACCTTGCCCCGCTCGATACGGGCGGCGGCGCGCGGCGTGATATTAGCCTGGCGCTTGAGGAAATGGGCTACGAGATCGAAGCGGCGCATCATGAATGTGCTGCGGGGCAGCATGAGATCGATTTTAAATACGGCGATGCGCTTAAAATGGCGGACGACGTGATGACGTTTAAAATCGTCGTCAAGAGAATTGCCCAGACGCATAACCTGCATGCGACGTTTATGCCCAAGCCCATATACGGGATTGCGGGAAGCGGTATGCATATCAATATGTCGCTGTGCACAAAGGATGGGAATGCCTTTTGCGATAAGAGCGACGAACTGGGACTGTCCAAGGAAGCGTACGGCTTTATGGCGGGCATATTGAAGCATGCCCGTGGGCTGTCGTTGCTTACAAACCCGACGATCAATTCTTATAAGCGCCTTGTGCCCGGGTTTGAGGCGCCATGCTATATCGCCTGGTCGGCGAAAAACAGGAGTCCGCTTGTACGCGTACCGTTTGCGCGCGGCAGCGCGACGCGTATCGAAATGAGAAATCCCGATCCGACGGCGAACCCATACCTTGCGTTTGCCGGCGCTCTTGCAGCGGGGCTCGAAGGAATCAAAGACGGCTTAACGCCGCCGCCGCCGGTCAATAAGAATATTTATACGCTGACGGATGAGGAAAAGAAAAAACATATGATACGCCGCGTGCCGCAGAACATGTTCGACGCGATTGACGATTTCAAAGAAGACCCGTTGATGCGCGAAGCGTTAGGGGATGTAGCTTACGAAAAATACCTCAAGGGTAAAAAGCACGAGTGGGCGGAATATTCTACGCGCGTTCATGAATGGGAACGCGAGCACTACCTGACAAAATATTAA